The Bos indicus isolate NIAB-ARS_2022 breed Sahiwal x Tharparkar chromosome X, NIAB-ARS_B.indTharparkar_mat_pri_1.0, whole genome shotgun sequence genome has a window encoding:
- the LOC139181283 gene encoding casein kinase I-like — protein sequence MASSSGPKADVLVGGRYKLVREIGSGSFGHVHLAIDLTNHEQVAVKLESQNTRQPRLLYEKELYNILQGGVGIPQIRWYGQETDYNVLVMDLLGPSLEDLFNFCSRRFSMKTVLMLADQMISRIEYVHTQNLIHRDIKPENFLMGTGQQWKELFLIDFGLAKKYRDNRTGQHIPYRSGKSLTGTPSFASISAHIGIEQSRRDDMESIGHVLMYFNRGSLPWQGLKAATMKQKCEQISEMKMTTPVDVLCKGFPAEFAMYLKHCRGLSFEEAPDYRYLRQLFHMLFRKLNYQYDYAFDWIVLKQKAEQQAASSSGEGQQAQTPTGKSDKTKSEMKHS from the coding sequence ATGGCGAGCAGCAGTGGACCCAAGGCCGATGTCCTTGTTGGAGGGAGATATAAACTGGTACGGGAGATCGGTTCTGGCTCCTTTGGGCACGTTCATTTGGCGATAGACCTCACCAACCACGAGCAGGTGGCAGTAAAATTAGAATCGCAGAATACCAGGCAGCCGCGGTTGTTATATGAGAAGGAACTCTATAATATTCTTCAAGGTGGGGTTGGCATCCCCCAGATACGGTGGTATGGTCAGGAAACAGACTATAATGTGCTAGTCATGGATCTTCTGGGACCCAGCCTTGAAGATCTCTTCAATTTCTGTTCAAGAAGGTTCTCAATGAAAACTGTACTTATGTTAGCTGATCAGATGATCAGTAGAATCGAATATGTGCATACACAGAATCTTATACACAGAGACATTAAACCAGAAAACTTCCTAATGGGTACTGGGCAGCAGTGGAAGGAGTTATTCCTTATTGATTTTGGTTTGGCCAAGAAGTACAGAGACAACAGAACAGGGCAACACATACCCTACAGATCCGGTAAAAGTCTCACTGGCACTCCTTCCTTTGCTAGTATCAGTGCCCATATTGGTATTGAACAGAGTCGCCGAGATGACATGGAATCAATAGGACATGTTTTGATGTATTTTAATAGAGGCAGCCTGCCATGGCAAGGCCTAAAGGCTGCAACAATGAAGCAAAAATGTGAACAGATTAGTGAAATGAAGATGACCACACCTGTTGATGTTTTATGTAAGGGGTTTCCTGCAGAATTTGCCATGTACTTAAAGCACTGTCGCGGGCTGTCCTTTGAGGAAGCCCCGGATTACAGGTACCTGAGGCAGCTGTTCCACATGCTTTTCAGGAAGCTGAATTACCAATATGACTATGCATTTGATTGGATAGTGTTAAAGCAGAAAGCAGAACAGCAGGCTGCCTCTTCAAGTGGGGAGGGTCAGCAGGCCCAAACCCCCACAGGCAAAAGTGACAAAAccaaaagtgaaatgaaacattCTTAA